The stretch of DNA aggtaatcgtggtcctggtagaagaagaacaccaTGGCTgtaaaatctaaggcaatggtatggaaaatcaactacatcgttatttagagctgttgtcaataaagtcacgatagcgaatatggtagccaacatgatatccaacgatctataacggtcatggaactagaagaataAGAAGGATTTTACTTGCATGAGGAATAATGGCAAGAGTTCTGTAATTGCTGTATACGATTAGTGGTCTTTTTTTATGGATAGATATTGCCATTTTATGGCCCTTCAAGAATATGGAGTAGATATTGCCTGATTAGTGCGATATGCTTATCAACAGTTCTCGAAGACATGATGAAAAATTTATCTGCtcaaaaatttattaatgatggtaatcatgaaatgcagagaacactgcgattagctcgtcacaagacgctggccGATGTCTTGTGCGCTCCTCTCGAATATGAATCAGTTACGCAAGGCTCTGGCTTGTAAAAGAGGAAAAGCATGAAGATAAATTTGGCTATCTTGATGTATTACTAAGAACAGACGATATAGAGTTGATTTGTTTccatcttcagatcgctagctATTGAACCTGTTTAGAGTACATTAGTGTAGGAGTTGTCGTCATCACTAGTTAAAATATCGTTTGACCTGCCGTCATATTATGGCGTTGGCTTGGATTGCATGTAACTGGTGGGTTTGTCGGTTATACTAGTAACTATATATACATACCTattcgatttttttattttatttcttatgataaaactaaaactttagatAAACattgaatgatttttatttattaacaattatttaatttaatttaaaaatatacatagTTATGAGAGATCGGTGGATTTCTTTTTACTCAATTCTCTGGGATGTCCCGAATTAGTTGGTTCCAGATTCGGCAACTTCACCCTTTTACCTACTTTATCGTATGCTTTTTGTTCGTTACTATCAGGAACAGCATATTTATTGACTTCTGTAAATCTAACATATGACGACTCCCTTTTTCGAAAACGATGAATCTGTATAAATGTTGTATTTATCTTCTTAAATTGTGATCTGATACATTTACCTAGTATATACATTAGTGTAATTATGACACCTAATAAACATACTCCTATGCCCACGTAAATGTATATTAAAAACGATTGAGACATTTCATTGCATTTCTTTAATTCGTTTTTGGGAAATATCTCAATAGATAAATCAATAGAGGAGTTTCTAATTATAGAATCGTTTGTTTTGCGAAGCAATAAAAGTCCTCTATCAGTTAACCAAAAGTTTTTTGTTATGTTTACTCTAAGTTGAAAAATATAGTCTACGTTTTTATTCCTAAATGTGACATATCGGAAAGATGTGTTGACGTCAAGTGTTGATTCTTCTGCATATGCTCCATAAATTAGAGACAATGAGTTTCGCTTAGTCTGCCACTCGTGTAAAAGAAATTTCTCTTTCTCGTAATAATAacctgaaatataaaaaaataaggaGTTGAATAtagttaataaaaatttatttaattagtaATTTTGTATCTCTTAATGGTCCGAATTATACAAATAAAGGGATAGGGGAAAGTGGTCCACATTAGGCCATAGGATATATTCGGCTATTCGCAACAAATCCGAAATACATTTGAATTTAGCACCCAAATTCATTACCtgtcaagaaaaaaaaatattcagtCTCTTGGCGGTGTGTTAGCAGAAGAGATTAAGTACCCTTTCAGTTTCAGTAAAGCATTGTTTTAAATGAGCGATTACAGACAAGCCGATAGTCAAAGTTTTTCTGAATTTTATCCAAAAATGGtcgaattttgattttattttgagttgtgttattttgatttacattatcattatttacgaaatgtaaaaacCTCAAATTAGATTCAAATCTATTAACAGGCATAGCATCTGCAATAAGGCCTATCATCAGGCATTATCACTTGACCAGTAAAGCCGTATTCTGAGATATCTGATGTACGCCATCACTAAATTTATGCCCAAGAAAGCATATAACTCATATTTTGTAAcaccaaaatttaatttagtgTTTTGGCCAGCATATAAATTGGTCTGAAAGACGATATCATCCATTATGTCTGCGGTGAACAGTGATAAAAAATAATCAATGGGATTGTTTCCTTGAACAGAAAGGAAAGTTACTGGCCCATACATGCTGTCATTATTGCACCATTTCCAGTCTTTTCTCTCAGCCTTTTTAGGGTTTTTTGTTTTGATGAAAAACCTCttgatttttatgttttaataaaaatgccaAAATACGCTGAGCTAATGGTATGTCTTCACTCATATCATCGTCACTGTTTTCTGGCTGTATTTCTTCTAAGTCACTTTCAACAATTTGGTCTTCAGCCGGTACATGTTCGAGCGCATACGTCTCTCCGTCATTCTAATTAGATTCCAAATCTGAACCTTCTGGTAAATCATAAATAATGTCATCATTGTCAATAcctat from Diabrotica undecimpunctata isolate CICGRU chromosome 4, icDiaUnde3, whole genome shotgun sequence encodes:
- the LOC140438463 gene encoding uncharacterized protein, whose protein sequence is MIKFVNHIPTEVYQLKIFALSLINVPFKMVFLLQVLIEFLTLISIFHYTRSDCLKSVSFNYWNIYSPSIRSYTVLISNLSDTEISKGQKLLLTCTSRLCYSENIEVSDQQDEEIVQRKDIQRVLISSLNIYNTEKIQIYTKDFQMEYYKTLWNKAEFLKGYYYEKEKFLLHEWQTKRNSLSLIYGAYAEESTLDVNTSFRYVTFRNKNVDYIFQLRVNITKNFWLTDRGLLLLRKTNDSIIRNSSIDLSIEIFPKNELKKCNEMSQSFLIYIYVGIGVCLLGVIITLMYILGKCIRSQFKKINTTFIQIHRFRKRESSYVRFTEVNKYAVPDSNEQKAYDKVGKRVKLPNLEPTNSGHPRELSKKKSTDLS